One genomic window of Coffea eugenioides isolate CCC68of chromosome 1, Ceug_1.0, whole genome shotgun sequence includes the following:
- the LOC113767791 gene encoding beta-glucosidase 12-like, translating to MEFLGHLLLAALLVSFNLLAANSQHRGVFPSARALNKIDRSAVPLCPSFGIDELNRSSFPKGFIFGAGSSAYQVEGAWNIDGKGPSNWDVFAHKFPGKIANGSNGDVAADSYHRYKEDIKLLKEMNADSYRFSISWPRVIPHGKISKGINGKGIEYYNKLIDEILAYGLKPIVTIFHWDLPQALDEEYGGFSSPKIIKDYHDYANLLFARFGDRVKDWITFNEPWTFSSKGYDSGTSAPGRCSAWKNNNCTGGNSGTEPYLVAHHQLLAHADVVKLYRGAYQARQKGQIGITLVAAWMVPFSNSPLDQRAAIRALDFTFGWFMNPLVYGDYPASMRILVRDRLPKFTPKQSKELMGSYDFLGLNYYITIYAAHVTTPPNKVNLSYSTDAQVNVTSWLHIYPKGIWDLLLHVKTKYKDPIIYITENGVDEVNNPTIPLEQALQDSFRIRYYYQHLQYVRKAIKNGVRVMAYYGWAIIDNFEWSAGYSVRFGINYVDYSTLKRFRKLSSYWFERFLRK from the exons ATGGAATTCCTTGGGCATCTCCTTCTTGCTGCACTTCTAGTTAGTTTTAATTTGCTTGCAGCAAATTCCCAACACCGTGGAGTATTTCCAAGTGCTCGTGCCTTAAATAAAATTGATCGTAGTGCTGTCCCCTTATGCCCAAGCTTTGGTATAGATGAACTCAACCGGAGCAGTTTTCCCAAAGGGTTCATCTTTGGGGCTGGATCTTCTGCTTATCAG gtTGAAGGCGCTTGGAACATTGATGGCAAAGGTCCAAGCAACTGGGATGTTTTCGCTCACAAATTCCCAG GTAAAATTGCAAATGGCAGTAATGGAGATGTGGCAGCAGACTCCTACCATCGATATAAG GAGGATATCAAACTCTTGAAGGAAATGAATGCAGATTCTTATCGCTTCTCAATTTCTTGGCCTAGAGTAATACCTC ATGGCAAGATTAGCAAAGGCATAAATGGGAAAGGAATTGAGTACTACAATAAGCTCATAGACGAAATTCTAGCTTATG GTTTAAAGCCAATTGTGACAATTTTTCACTGGGACTTGCCCCAAGCCTTAGATGAAGAGTATGGAGGCTTCTCGAGTCCTAAAATTAT AAAGGATTATCATGACTACGCAAATCTACTGTTTGCGAGGTTTGGTGATCGAGTGAAAGATTGGATCACATTCAATGAACCTTGGACCTTTAGTTCAAAAGGTTATGATAGTGGAACCTCTGCCCCTGGTCGATGTTCTGCCTGGAAGAACAATAATTGCACAGGTGGAAATTCAGGGACAGAACCCTACTTGGTGGCACACCACCAACTTTTGGCTCATGCTGATGTAGTTAAATTATACAGGGGAGCGTATCAG GCTCGCCAAAAAGGACAAATTGGGATTACACTAGTCGCTGCATGGATGGTGCCATTTTCAAATTCACCTCTTGATCAACGAGCAGCCATTCGTGCCCTTGATTTCACATTTGGATG GTTTATGAACCCTTTGGTGTATGGTGATTATCCCGCTTCAATGAGAATTCTTGTCCGCGACCGACTTCCCAAATTTACACCAAAGCAATCTAAAGAACTGATGGGGTCATATGATTTTCTTGGATTAAATTACTACATAACCATTTATGCTGCCCATGTTACAACTCCTCCAAATAAGGTGAATTTAAGCTATAGCACAGACGCGCAAGTTAACGTTACAAGTTGGCTTCATATTTATCCTAAAGGGATTTGGGATCTCCTTCTCCATGTAAAAACAAAATACAAAGATCCAATCATTTACATTACAGAAAATG GGGTTGATGAAGTAAACAATCCCACAATACCACTTGAGCAAGCTCTTCAAGACAGCTTTAGAATCCGATACTACTATCAGCACCTTCAGTATGTTCGAAAAGCAATCAA AAATGGCGTTAGAGTGATGGCATACTATGGATGGGCAATTATTGACAATTTTGAGTGGAGTGCTGGATATAGTGTCCGTTTTGGAATCAATTATGTAGACTATAGTACCTTAAAAAGATTCCGTAAGCTCTCTTCTTACTGGTTTGAGAGATTCCTCCGCAAGTAA
- the LOC113767800 gene encoding uncharacterized protein LOC113767800: MADELVEILQNFDLSSTELQMASLENEELSGGIKECKNSLIGKFILSSESERQRILLGGPWIIDNQMLVLSEWYEGIEEDDRAFRLAPLWIQVWNLPVHWMSKEASKKIGASFHKVREVIVPQMGGKEGRHLKILVMTDISKPLLRESIVKVRETTKWACFKYERCLDFCYNCGIIGHSERTYMRQGNTGEGKKDNQFGPWLRAGIARKPPQNNQASMDGEWKEQRTPEDQETGVGSQKEKGSMGKTKEDNVEEDRITGDRTAQVAQEGDYRDRGELVLDKHLKLVRKTDQDIRRLYEGEEV; this comes from the exons ATGGCGGACGAGCTGGTAGAAATCTTGCAAAACTTTGATCTTTCTAGTACAGAGCTCCAAATGGCGAGTCTGGAGAATGAGGAACTAAGTGGTGGAATTAAGGAGTGTAAAAACAGTTTGATTGGCAAG TTCATTCTGTCGTCAGAGAGTGAAAGACAGAGGATTCTGCTAGGAGGACCATGGATAATTGACAACCAAATGCTGGTGTTAAGTGAATGGTATGAAGGTATTGAGGAGGATGACAGGGCCTTCAGGTTAGCACCTTTGTGGATTCAGGTTTGGAATTTGCCGGTGCATTGGATGTCCAAGGAAGCAAGTAAAAAGATAGGTGCAAGTTTTCACAAGGTTAGAGAGGTGATTGTTCCTCAGATGGGAGGTAAAGAAGGAAGACACCTGAAAATCCTAGTGATGACAGATATCTCTAAACCACTGCTTAGAGAATCAATTGTTAAAGTGAGGGAAACAACTAAATGGGCGTGTTTTAAATACGAGAGGTGCCTGGACTTTTGCTATAATTGTGGAATCATAGGACATAGTGAAAGGACATACATGAGACAAGGAAATACTGGGGAAGGAAAAAAGGATAACCAGTTTGGTCCCTGGCTGCGTGCTGGCATTGCAAGGAAACCACCTCAGAATAATCAGGCTAGCATG GATGGGGAATGGAAAGAGCAAAGGACACCTGAAGATCAGGAGACAGGGGTAGGTTCACAAAAAGAGAAAGGCTCTATGGGTAAAACCAAAGAGGATAATGTGGAGGAAGATAGAATAACGGGTGATAGGACTGCTCAGGTGGCACAGGAAGGTGACTATAGGGATCGTGGGGAACTAGTCCTAGATAAGCATTTAAAGTTAGTTAGAAAAACTGACCAGGATATAAGGAGATTGTACGAAGGGGAGGAAGTATGA